The window AGTAGTCAGCGTTCGAGCGGGCCCCGAGCGCGACCTGGCCGAGCTTGACGGCCCAGACGGCACCGAGGACGAGGACGGCGGCGAGCAGGGCGGCTGCGACGGGGTGCCTCCTGATCCGTGCGGTCATCGGGGCCCTCCTGCCTCACCGTCCCCCGCCCCGGCCCGAGAAGCCAGGGCCGCAGATCCCGCCGCTCGGGCGCCGACCAGCGGTCCGCGCCCGAGCCGCAGGGCTACAGGTCCTTGAGCAGGGCCTGCATCTCGGCGATCTCCGCCTGCTGGGCGGTCTTGATCCTCTTCGCGAGCTCGATCGCGGGCTCGTACTGGCCGTCGGCGATCTCGGTGTCGCTCGCCTCGATGGCGCCCTGGTGGTGCTTGACCATGCCTTCGAGGTAGAGCCGGGCCGCGTCGGTGCCCGTCGCGTCCATGAGCGCGGCCATCTCGTCCTCGCTCATCATCCCGCCGTGCCCGGCCATCCCGGCGCTGTGCCCGCCGCTGTGGCCGCCCTCGGCGGGCTCCTCGCCGAGGTCTTCAAGCATCGTCTTCATCTGCTCGATCTCGGGCGACTGCGCGTCCTTGATCTGGTTCGCGATGGCGGCGACCTCGGCGGGCGGGTCCGCCGCGAGGACCATCTCGCTCATCTCGACGGCCTGCTCGTGGTGCGGCGTCATGCCGACCAGGAACGCGACGTCGGCGTCGTTGCCCTTCGCGGTCTCGGCGCTGGTGCCGCCGCCGTTGTTGCCGGTGCTGCCGGCGGTGTCGTTGCCGCCGTTGCCGCAGGCGGTGAGGACGAGCGCGGACGCGAGGATCGCGGACGCGGTGAGGTGGCGCTTGTTCATGGT is drawn from Mycobacteriales bacterium and contains these coding sequences:
- a CDS encoding DUF305 domain-containing protein produces the protein MNKRHLTASAILASALVLTACGNGGNDTAGSTGNNGGGTSAETAKGNDADVAFLVGMTPHHEQAVEMSEMVLAADPPAEVAAIANQIKDAQSPEIEQMKTMLEDLGEEPAEGGHSGGHSAGMAGHGGMMSEDEMAALMDATGTDAARLYLEGMVKHHQGAIEASDTEIADGQYEPAIELAKRIKTAQQAEIAEMQALLKDL